Proteins found in one Alteromonas macleodii genomic segment:
- the sdhC gene encoding succinate dehydrogenase, cytochrome b556 subunit: MKKQRPVNLELNTIKFPPSAISSILHRVTGVAMFFALLFVIWAWAVSVHSPEGFANVQAIMDGFLGKFVAIGTASALTYHILGGLRHVVMDLGHWEELESGNTSAKAVIALWVVLTVVLGVALW, encoded by the coding sequence GTGAAAAAGCAAAGACCAGTAAATTTAGAACTCAATACTATTAAATTTCCGCCCTCTGCTATTTCGTCAATTCTCCACCGTGTAACCGGTGTTGCAATGTTCTTCGCGCTTCTTTTTGTTATTTGGGCATGGGCAGTTTCTGTTCATTCGCCTGAAGGTTTCGCGAACGTTCAAGCAATCATGGACGGTTTCCTTGGAAAATTTGTCGCAATTGGCACAGCCTCAGCGCTGACGTATCACATTCTAGGCGGCCTAAGACACGTTGTTATGGATTTAGGTCACTGGGAAGAATTAGAGTCGGGCAACACAAGTGCTAAAGCAGTAATCGCACTTTGGGTTGTACTGACCGTAGTATTGGGAGTTGCATTATGGTAA
- the sdhD gene encoding succinate dehydrogenase, hydrophobic membrane anchor protein — translation MVTNQASIKRDGVQDYVSLRATAAIIFAYSVFMAWFFITTDNLTFVEWRGLFSGLAMKVFTLAALVAVVIHVRIGLWQVLTDYVKATGLRAGLQYILNIIAFGYVAVGLFVLWGV, via the coding sequence ATGGTAACCAACCAAGCAAGCATTAAGCGTGACGGCGTACAAGATTACGTTTCACTTCGCGCTACAGCAGCAATTATTTTCGCGTACTCGGTTTTCATGGCGTGGTTCTTTATAACTACCGATAACCTGACATTTGTCGAATGGCGAGGGTTATTCTCTGGCCTAGCTATGAAAGTTTTCACATTGGCAGCACTAGTAGCAGTGGTGATCCACGTGCGCATCGGCCTATGGCAGGTGCTAACAGACTATGTTAAAGCAACAGGTCTGCGCGCAGGACTACAATATATTCTAAATATCATCGCGTTCGGCTATGTAGCTGTTGGCCTATTTGTACTGTGGGGAGTGTAA
- the sdhA gene encoding succinate dehydrogenase flavoprotein subunit, which produces MSLPVHEFDAVVIGAGGAGMRAALQISESGKSCALLSKVFPTRSHTVSAQGGITVALGNSHEDNWEWHMYDTVKGSDYIGDQDAIEYMCKTGPEAIIEMENMGLPFSRFENGKIYQRPFGGQSRNFGGEQGARTAAAADRTGHALLHLLYQQNVKNKTKVFSEWYALDLVKNQDGDVVGCTAIDIETGEVVYFKSRAVVLATGGAGRIYASTTNAHINTGDGVGMALRAGVAVQDMEMWQFHPTGIAGAGTLVTEGCRGEGGYLLNKDGERFMERYAPNAKDLAGRDVVARSMMTEIREGRGCEGPWGTHIKLKLDHLGKDVLESRLPGILELSRTFAHVDPVKEPIPVIPTCHYMMGGIPTNVDGQCLTVDENGNDKVVNGLFACGEIACVSVHGANRLGGNSLLDLVVFGRATGLHLGKTLSEMAPTRDASESDLEASMTRFNRWENSEKGKGEDPVQIKKDLQECMQLNFSVFREGEAMAEGLKELSEIRERLKHARLDDKSSDFNTQRIECLELDNLMETAYSTAVAANFRTESRGAHSRFDFPERDDDNWLCHSIYDPNTDKMLKREVNMAPKLREAFPPKVRSY; this is translated from the coding sequence ATGAGTTTACCCGTTCACGAGTTTGATGCAGTTGTAATTGGTGCAGGCGGTGCAGGTATGCGCGCAGCACTACAGATTTCAGAATCTGGTAAATCATGCGCGCTGTTGTCTAAAGTATTTCCAACCCGTTCTCATACTGTGTCTGCACAGGGTGGTATTACCGTAGCACTAGGTAATTCACACGAAGACAACTGGGAATGGCACATGTATGACACCGTAAAGGGCTCAGATTATATTGGTGACCAAGACGCCATCGAGTACATGTGTAAAACTGGTCCAGAAGCTATTATCGAAATGGAGAATATGGGTCTACCTTTCTCTCGTTTCGAGAATGGTAAAATCTACCAGCGTCCATTCGGCGGTCAGTCAAGAAACTTTGGTGGCGAGCAGGGCGCTCGTACGGCAGCTGCGGCGGACCGTACAGGTCACGCACTACTTCACCTTCTTTATCAACAAAACGTAAAGAACAAAACCAAAGTATTCTCTGAGTGGTACGCACTAGATCTAGTGAAAAACCAAGACGGTGACGTTGTAGGTTGTACAGCAATCGACATTGAAACTGGCGAAGTAGTTTACTTTAAGTCGCGCGCAGTTGTTCTTGCAACTGGTGGTGCCGGTCGTATCTACGCTTCAACGACAAACGCGCACATCAATACCGGTGACGGTGTTGGTATGGCGCTACGCGCAGGTGTAGCGGTTCAGGATATGGAGATGTGGCAGTTCCACCCAACGGGTATTGCTGGCGCAGGTACATTGGTAACAGAAGGTTGTCGTGGTGAAGGTGGTTACCTTCTAAATAAAGACGGCGAACGCTTCATGGAACGTTATGCACCTAACGCGAAAGACCTAGCGGGTCGTGACGTTGTTGCACGTTCAATGATGACGGAAATTCGTGAAGGACGCGGTTGTGAAGGCCCGTGGGGTACTCACATTAAGCTTAAGCTTGACCACCTTGGTAAAGACGTTCTTGAATCTCGTCTACCAGGTATTCTTGAATTATCGCGTACATTTGCACACGTTGACCCAGTTAAAGAGCCGATCCCAGTAATTCCTACTTGTCACTATATGATGGGTGGTATTCCTACCAACGTTGATGGCCAATGTCTAACTGTTGATGAAAACGGTAATGATAAGGTAGTTAACGGTCTATTCGCATGTGGTGAAATTGCATGTGTATCGGTACACGGCGCAAACCGCCTTGGCGGTAACTCACTACTTGACCTTGTTGTATTTGGTCGTGCGACTGGCTTACATCTTGGTAAGACATTATCTGAAATGGCACCAACACGCGACGCGTCTGAGTCTGATCTTGAAGCCTCAATGACACGTTTCAACCGTTGGGAAAATTCAGAGAAAGGAAAGGGCGAAGACCCTGTTCAAATTAAGAAAGACTTGCAAGAATGCATGCAGCTTAACTTCTCAGTATTCCGTGAAGGTGAAGCCATGGCGGAAGGTCTTAAAGAGCTTAGCGAAATTCGCGAGCGTCTTAAGCATGCACGCCTTGACGACAAGAGTTCAGACTTCAACACTCAACGTATTGAATGTTTAGAGCTTGATAACCTAATGGAAACTGCGTACAGCACAGCAGTAGCAGCGAACTTCAGAACGGAAAGCCGTGGTGCTCATAGCCGCTTCGACTTCCCGGAACGTGATGATGACAACTGGTTATGCCACAGCATCTACGATCCGAACACTGATAAAATGCTTAAACGTGAAGTGAATATGGCGCCTAAGCTTAGGGAAGCATTCCCGCCTAAAGTGCGTTCATATTAA
- a CDS encoding succinate dehydrogenase iron-sulfur subunit: protein MQLTFSIYRYNPEVDAKPRMQDYTLEVEEGQDMMVLDALLALKEQDPTLSFRRSCREGVCGSDGVNMNGKNGLACITPLSALGKGKIVVRPLPGLPVVRDLVVDMTQFYTQYEKIKPFLINDSKQPPAREHLQSPEERAKLDGLYECILCACCSTSCPSFWWNPDKFIGPAGLLHAYRFLIDSRDTATEERLNDLDDAFSVFRCHGIMNCVSVCPKGLNPTKAIGQIKSMLLQRAV from the coding sequence ATGCAATTAACTTTTTCGATTTATCGTTACAACCCTGAAGTAGATGCGAAGCCTCGCATGCAAGACTACACTCTAGAAGTAGAGGAAGGTCAAGACATGATGGTGCTAGATGCGCTACTTGCACTAAAAGAGCAGGATCCGACGCTTTCTTTCCGTCGTTCGTGCCGTGAGGGTGTATGTGGTTCAGACGGTGTAAACATGAACGGCAAAAATGGCCTAGCATGTATTACTCCTCTATCTGCACTGGGCAAAGGTAAAATAGTAGTTCGTCCACTTCCAGGTCTACCGGTTGTACGTGACCTTGTTGTTGATATGACACAGTTCTATACACAGTACGAAAAGATTAAGCCGTTCTTAATCAACGATAGCAAGCAGCCGCCAGCGCGCGAGCACTTACAGTCGCCTGAAGAACGCGCGAAACTTGATGGACTGTACGAGTGTATTCTTTGTGCATGTTGTTCAACGTCATGCCCATCGTTTTGGTGGAACCCAGACAAGTTCATTGGTCCTGCGGGTCTACTTCATGCATATCGCTTCCTTATTGATAGTCGCGATACTGCAACTGAAGAACGTCTTAACGACCTTGATGACGCATTCAGCGTATTCCGCTGTCACGGTATCATGAACTGTGTGAGTGTATGCCCTAAAGGCTTGAACCCAACAAAAGCAATAGGCCAAATTAAGTCTATGCTTTTACAACGGGCTGTTTAG
- a CDS encoding 2-oxoglutarate dehydrogenase E1 component, which translates to MQESVMKAWWDSSHMAGANAAYVEELYETYLEDPQSVSENWRQIFDNLPKVDGVELETNHTTIKNQFRQLAALGPTARMSSPSVPSANVSDDRQVKVLQLINAFRFRGHQHANLDPLGLWKQERVRDLELSHHSLSEKDFDSVFNVGSYAIGKESMPLGELFKSLNRTYCGSIGAEYMHITDTEQKRWLQQKIESVQAKPEISRDEKLGILKGLTAADGMEKYLGSKFPGAKRFSLEGGDALIPMLKGLITKAGTAGTKEVVIGMAHRGRLNVLVNVLGKNPSVLFDEFSGKHDDSLGAGDVKYHAGFSSDFATPGGNVHLALAFNPSHLEIVNPVVMGSVRARLARRDNDTNTVLPITIHGDSAIAGQGVVQETFNMSQTRGFAVGGTVRIVVNNQVGFTTSKTEDTRSTQYCTDIAKMVQAPIFHVNSDDPEAVAFVTQLALEYRNKFKKDVVIDLVCYRRHGHNEADEPNATQPLMYQKIKKHPVPRALYADQLIAEGVIEQRDADRYIEEYREALDHGACVVEEWRPMTEHSVDWSPYLGHDWDTPYDGALSVEKLKELGESITTIPEEHKLQSRVNKLYQDRKAMVAGDKKLDWGMAENLAYATIVDAGEDIRITGQDSGRGTFFHRHAVLHNQADASTYMPLQHIREGQGEIEIYDSVLSEEAVMAFEYGYATAEPTCLTIWEAQFGDFANGAQVVFDQFLSSGEAKWGRLCGLTVLLPHGYEGQGPEHSSARLERFLQMCADHNWQVCVPSTPAQVYNMLRRQVVRPMRKPLIVMSPKSLLRHPMAVSSLEELAEGKFHNVIGEIDDIDPKNVKRVVMCSGKVYYDLLDQRRKNEQTDVAIVRLEQLYPFPQEECAKVVAQYSHVKDWVWCQEEPQNQGAWYCSQHHFWQAIPDGAKLTYAGRDASSSPAVGYVSVHNQQQKALVENALTIK; encoded by the coding sequence ATGCAAGAAAGCGTGATGAAAGCGTGGTGGGATTCCTCGCACATGGCAGGTGCCAACGCTGCCTATGTTGAAGAGTTGTATGAAACCTATTTAGAAGACCCTCAAAGCGTCTCTGAAAATTGGCGACAAATCTTCGATAACCTCCCCAAAGTCGATGGCGTAGAGTTAGAAACCAATCATACAACTATCAAAAATCAATTTAGGCAACTTGCTGCGTTAGGGCCCACAGCCCGCATGTCTAGCCCGTCTGTGCCTTCGGCAAATGTTTCAGACGATAGGCAAGTTAAAGTTCTTCAGTTAATCAACGCATTCCGCTTCCGCGGTCATCAGCACGCAAACCTAGACCCGCTTGGTTTATGGAAACAAGAGCGTGTACGCGATCTAGAACTTTCTCACCACAGTCTTTCCGAGAAAGATTTTGATTCAGTATTCAATGTAGGTTCTTACGCCATTGGTAAAGAGTCTATGCCGCTAGGTGAGCTGTTTAAATCCCTTAATCGCACATACTGTGGCTCTATCGGTGCGGAATACATGCACATCACCGATACCGAGCAAAAGCGTTGGTTACAGCAAAAGATTGAATCAGTTCAGGCCAAACCAGAAATCTCACGCGATGAGAAGTTAGGCATTCTTAAAGGCCTAACCGCAGCAGATGGTATGGAAAAATACCTAGGCTCTAAATTCCCGGGTGCGAAGCGTTTCTCATTAGAAGGTGGTGACGCTCTGATTCCTATGCTTAAAGGTCTTATCACCAAGGCGGGCACAGCAGGTACCAAAGAAGTGGTTATCGGCATGGCTCACCGTGGTCGTCTGAACGTGCTGGTTAATGTGTTGGGTAAAAACCCTTCAGTTCTGTTTGATGAATTCTCTGGTAAGCACGATGATTCTCTTGGTGCGGGTGACGTTAAATATCACGCGGGTTTCTCTTCTGACTTTGCAACGCCAGGTGGCAATGTTCACTTAGCGCTAGCATTTAACCCGTCTCACTTAGAAATAGTTAATCCCGTAGTAATGGGGTCAGTACGCGCTCGTCTTGCGCGTCGCGATAACGACACTAACACAGTGCTTCCTATTACTATTCACGGCGACTCAGCAATTGCCGGTCAGGGTGTGGTACAAGAAACCTTTAACATGTCGCAAACGCGCGGCTTTGCAGTAGGCGGTACCGTTCGTATAGTGGTGAACAACCAAGTTGGTTTCACTACGTCAAAAACGGAAGATACTCGCTCTACTCAGTATTGTACTGATATCGCTAAAATGGTTCAGGCGCCAATTTTCCACGTGAACTCTGATGACCCAGAAGCGGTTGCCTTTGTTACACAGCTAGCGCTTGAATATCGTAATAAGTTTAAGAAAGACGTAGTAATTGACCTAGTTTGTTACCGTCGTCATGGTCACAACGAAGCGGACGAGCCAAATGCCACGCAGCCGTTGATGTACCAAAAGATTAAAAAGCACCCAGTTCCACGTGCACTTTATGCTGACCAGTTAATTGCTGAAGGTGTGATTGAGCAGCGTGATGCCGACCGCTATATTGAAGAATACCGCGAAGCGCTAGACCACGGTGCATGCGTTGTTGAAGAGTGGCGTCCAATGACTGAGCACAGTGTAGACTGGTCTCCGTATCTAGGACACGACTGGGATACACCATACGATGGTGCACTTTCGGTTGAAAAGCTTAAAGAGCTAGGTGAATCAATTACCACTATTCCTGAAGAGCACAAGCTTCAGTCACGTGTTAACAAACTTTACCAAGACCGTAAAGCCATGGTTGCTGGCGACAAAAAGCTAGATTGGGGTATGGCAGAAAACTTAGCTTATGCCACTATCGTAGATGCCGGCGAAGACATTCGTATTACAGGTCAGGACTCTGGTCGCGGTACTTTCTTTCATCGCCACGCTGTACTTCACAACCAAGCTGATGCTTCTACTTATATGCCTCTACAGCATATTCGAGAAGGACAGGGTGAAATCGAAATTTACGACTCTGTACTTTCTGAAGAAGCGGTAATGGCATTTGAATATGGTTATGCCACTGCAGAGCCTACCTGCTTAACAATCTGGGAAGCGCAGTTCGGTGATTTCGCCAACGGTGCGCAAGTTGTATTCGACCAATTCCTAAGTTCAGGTGAAGCCAAGTGGGGCCGTCTGTGTGGCTTAACTGTATTACTACCACATGGGTATGAAGGACAAGGCCCTGAGCATAGCTCTGCACGTTTAGAGCGTTTCTTGCAAATGTGTGCTGATCACAACTGGCAAGTGTGTGTGCCTTCAACACCAGCTCAGGTATACAACATGCTTCGTCGCCAAGTTGTTCGCCCAATGCGTAAACCACTTATCGTGATGTCGCCTAAGTCATTATTACGTCACCCAATGGCCGTATCTTCGTTAGAAGAATTAGCAGAAGGTAAATTCCACAACGTAATTGGTGAAATAGACGATATCGATCCTAAGAACGTTAAGCGCGTTGTTATGTGTTCAGGTAAGGTTTACTACGATTTGTTAGACCAACGCCGTAAAAATGAGCAAACAGACGTCGCAATCGTTCGTTTGGAGCAACTTTACCCATTCCCACAAGAAGAATGCGCTAAAGTTGTGGCACAATACAGCCATGTAAAAGATTGGGTTTGGTGTCAAGAAGAGCCTCAAAACCAAGGCGCTTGGTACTGTAGCCAACACCATTTCTGGCAAGCAATTCCAGATGGTGCAAAATTAACATATGCAGGTCGTGATGCATCCTCGTCACCTGCAGTAGGTTATGTATCCGTTCACAACCAGCAACAGAAAGCTCTGGTTGAAAACGCACTCACAATTAAATAA
- the odhB gene encoding 2-oxoglutarate dehydrogenase complex dihydrolipoyllysine-residue succinyltransferase, with amino-acid sequence MTIEIKVPVLPESVADATIATWHVKAGDAVKRDQNLVDIETDKVVLEVVAPADGTIGEILNEEGATVLGEQVIAKLEKGGAAASEPKADSESKEESKSESAPAASGKTSDVKVPVLPESVADATIATWHVAVGESVSRDQNLVDIETDKVVLEVVAPADGSLAEIVAEEGATVTAEEVIAKFVEGAASGASAPAASSESDDSDDGDSSDALSPSVRRLLAEKGVDAAKVKGTGKNGRITKEDVEKYLKGGDSAAKATPAAESAPAELPTGNRTEKRVPMTRLRKTIANRLLEAKNSTAMLTTFNEVNMKPIMDLRKQYQESFEKRHGIRLGFMSFYVKAVTEALKRFPEVNASIDGDDIVYHNYFDVSIAVSTPRGLVTPVLKDTDTLGMAGVEKGIKELALKGRDGKLSLAELQGGNFTITNGGVFGSLMSTPIINPPQSAILGMHKIQDRPMAVNGKVEILPMMYLALSYDHRIIDGKESVGFLVTVKEMLEDPTRLLLDV; translated from the coding sequence ATGACAATTGAGATAAAAGTTCCGGTTCTACCTGAGTCAGTTGCCGATGCCACCATTGCAACCTGGCACGTAAAGGCCGGTGACGCAGTTAAACGAGACCAGAACCTGGTTGATATTGAAACTGATAAAGTAGTTTTAGAAGTTGTGGCGCCAGCGGACGGTACAATTGGTGAGATCCTAAACGAAGAGGGTGCAACAGTTTTAGGCGAGCAAGTTATTGCTAAACTAGAGAAGGGTGGCGCTGCTGCTTCTGAGCCAAAAGCTGATAGCGAGTCTAAAGAAGAGTCTAAGTCTGAATCAGCTCCGGCTGCATCTGGTAAAACTTCAGATGTTAAAGTACCTGTTCTTCCTGAATCAGTTGCCGACGCGACTATCGCTACATGGCATGTAGCCGTGGGTGAGTCTGTTTCTCGTGACCAAAACTTGGTTGATATCGAAACTGACAAAGTAGTACTTGAAGTTGTTGCTCCTGCAGACGGTTCACTGGCTGAAATCGTCGCAGAAGAAGGCGCGACTGTTACAGCTGAAGAAGTTATTGCTAAGTTTGTAGAAGGTGCTGCAAGCGGTGCTTCTGCTCCCGCAGCATCTAGCGAAAGCGATGATAGTGATGATGGCGACAGCAGCGATGCGCTTAGCCCGTCAGTGCGCCGTCTACTTGCTGAAAAAGGCGTAGACGCAGCTAAAGTGAAGGGTACTGGTAAAAATGGCCGTATCACTAAAGAAGACGTAGAAAAGTACCTTAAAGGCGGCGATAGCGCTGCTAAGGCTACACCTGCTGCCGAGTCTGCACCAGCAGAACTGCCAACAGGCAACCGTACTGAGAAGCGTGTTCCTATGACGCGTCTTCGTAAGACAATTGCTAATCGTCTTCTTGAAGCCAAGAACTCTACTGCAATGCTAACAACGTTTAACGAAGTGAACATGAAGCCAATTATGGACCTTCGTAAACAGTATCAAGAGAGCTTCGAGAAGCGTCACGGTATTCGTCTTGGCTTTATGTCTTTCTACGTGAAAGCGGTAACTGAAGCTCTTAAGCGTTTCCCTGAAGTTAACGCGTCTATCGACGGTGATGACATTGTTTATCACAACTACTTCGATGTATCTATTGCTGTTTCTACACCACGCGGCCTTGTGACTCCAGTACTTAAAGATACTGATACACTAGGCATGGCTGGTGTTGAAAAAGGAATTAAAGAACTAGCACTTAAAGGCCGTGACGGTAAATTGTCATTGGCTGAGCTACAAGGTGGTAACTTCACAATTACCAACGGTGGTGTGTTTGGTTCACTAATGTCTACACCAATCATTAACCCGCCACAAAGTGCAATTCTTGGTATGCATAAAATCCAAGACCGCCCAATGGCTGTTAATGGTAAAGTAGAAATTCTACCAATGATGTACCTAGCGCTTTCTTATGACCACCGTATTATCGATGGTAAAGAATCAGTAGGGTTCTTGGTAACCGTTAAAGAGATGCTTGAAGATCCAACACGTCTACTTCTAGACGTATAG